A stretch of Bacteroidota bacterium DNA encodes these proteins:
- a CDS encoding T9SS type A sorting domain-containing protein yields the protein MHTWQRLQLVLLLSLFPLVSFAQQVQVNPLRPDIVEMERKAASAKMTAVSSELTDAYDLKYNRFRWAVDPAVKYITGSVTSYFEPVGANMDTLYFDLSDSLTVDSVHYHGNAASFVHLSGELLRIVFPATITLGTLDSVSVWYHGAPVGTGFGSFIQDQHDSIPIIWTLSEPYGGKDWMPCKNGITDKIDSLDMYVTTPAGNKVAGNGVLVEVIPGMGENTYHWRHRYPIATYLIAFAVTNYVEYSNYVPFGGDTLEILNYVFPEDSAHFAYYTPEMIGAMQLYDSLFGIYPFQDEKYGHAQFGWGGGMEHQTMSFVINPDFELGAHELAHQWFGDKVTCGSWQDIWLNESWATYCSGLCYEFGLGTLPWMDFKRFRRDFAISAPDGSVWCDDTTSVNRIFNGRLSYTKGAMVLHQLRWLIGDSAFFQGVRNYLSDPVLAYDFVRTDDFQQHLEASSGRSLNSYFSDWVYGQGYPTYTVVWSQSGNTVSVEFSQTASMPGSVPFFALPIPIRLDGNGQSVTVVFDNTSNGQIFTANVPFSVDSIVFDPEIWLLANQSVIAANDEMELAAGMEVFPNPTNGFVNIRGQGMKSATLIDLAGRSILKTDLHACVGTQRMDLPLVPAGIYLLRIESAGKQQTFKLRID from the coding sequence ATGCACACTTGGCAACGACTCCAGCTTGTTCTGTTACTTTCCCTTTTTCCGTTGGTCTCATTTGCCCAGCAGGTGCAAGTCAATCCGTTGCGGCCCGACATCGTGGAAATGGAACGAAAGGCGGCTTCGGCAAAGATGACGGCAGTTTCTTCCGAACTCACAGACGCCTACGACCTCAAATACAATCGCTTTCGTTGGGCTGTCGATCCGGCAGTGAAGTACATTACCGGCAGTGTCACGAGCTATTTTGAGCCGGTCGGAGCAAATATGGATACGCTCTATTTTGATTTGAGCGACTCCTTGACGGTCGATTCGGTCCACTACCATGGGAATGCCGCCTCCTTTGTCCACCTCTCCGGCGAATTGCTCCGCATTGTGTTTCCGGCGACGATCACCTTGGGAACGTTGGACTCGGTTTCTGTTTGGTACCATGGAGCGCCCGTGGGCACGGGCTTTGGCTCCTTCATTCAAGATCAGCACGACAGTATTCCCATTATTTGGACATTGTCAGAGCCCTATGGCGGGAAAGATTGGATGCCCTGCAAAAATGGCATTACCGACAAAATCGACAGCCTCGATATGTACGTGACGACGCCTGCCGGCAACAAAGTCGCTGGAAATGGTGTATTGGTCGAAGTGATTCCCGGCATGGGCGAAAACACCTATCACTGGCGCCACCGGTATCCGATCGCGACGTATTTGATCGCTTTTGCGGTGACCAATTATGTCGAATACAGCAACTACGTGCCCTTTGGCGGTGATACGCTCGAGATTCTGAACTATGTCTTCCCCGAAGACAGCGCCCATTTTGCCTATTACACCCCCGAGATGATCGGCGCCATGCAGTTGTACGATTCGTTGTTTGGCATCTACCCTTTTCAAGATGAGAAGTATGGCCACGCGCAGTTTGGCTGGGGTGGGGGAATGGAACATCAAACCATGAGTTTTGTGATCAATCCTGACTTCGAATTAGGAGCCCACGAACTCGCCCACCAATGGTTTGGCGACAAAGTGACTTGCGGAAGCTGGCAAGACATTTGGCTCAATGAAAGTTGGGCGACCTATTGCTCAGGGCTTTGCTACGAATTTGGTTTGGGGACATTACCTTGGATGGATTTCAAGCGATTCCGAAGGGATTTTGCCATCAGCGCACCCGATGGCAGTGTTTGGTGCGACGACACGACTTCCGTCAACCGTATTTTTAATGGTCGCCTTAGTTATACCAAAGGCGCCATGGTTTTACACCAACTGCGCTGGCTCATCGGCGATTCGGCCTTTTTTCAAGGTGTTCGCAACTACTTGTCTGATCCTGTTTTGGCCTATGATTTTGTGCGGACCGATGATTTTCAGCAGCATTTGGAGGCGAGCAGCGGCCGTAGCCTGAATTCCTATTTTTCTGACTGGGTCTATGGACAAGGCTATCCGACCTATACCGTTGTTTGGAGTCAATCTGGCAATACCGTATCGGTGGAATTTTCTCAAACCGCATCCATGCCGGGTTCCGTGCCATTTTTCGCATTGCCGATTCCCATCCGGTTGGATGGTAATGGACAATCGGTCACGGTCGTGTTTGACAATACGAGTAACGGGCAGATTTTTACTGCGAATGTGCCTTTTTCAGTGGATTCGATCGTGTTTGACCCGGAGATTTGGTTGCTTGCCAATCAGTCTGTCATCGCTGCGAATGACGAAATGGAGCTTGCCGCCGGAATGGAAGTCTTTCCAAACCCGACCAATGGCTTTGTGAATATCCGTGGGCAAGGAATGAAAAGTGCAACGTTGATTGATTTAGCAGGCCGCAGCATCCTGAAAACGGATTTGCATGCCTGTGTGGGTACGCAACGGATGGACTTGCCGTTGGTTCCAGCCGGCATCTACTTGCTACGCATTGAGTCTGCCGGCAAGCAACAAACTTTCAAGCTGCGGATCGACTGA
- a CDS encoding DUF427 domain-containing protein has product MKAIWNDTVLAESNDTIVVEGNHYFPADSLVSAHFKESETHSICAWKGKASYYHVSVDGKTNSDAAWYYPEPKQEAELIKGRIAFWRGVSVIA; this is encoded by the coding sequence ATGAAAGCAATCTGGAACGATACGGTATTGGCAGAAAGCAACGACACCATTGTCGTTGAAGGCAACCATTATTTCCCGGCCGATAGCCTTGTTTCCGCGCATTTCAAGGAGAGTGAAACGCATTCCATCTGTGCTTGGAAGGGCAAAGCGAGTTATTATCATGTCTCCGTAGATGGAAAAACCAATTCGGATGCGGCTTGGTACTATCCGGAACCAAAGCAGGAAGCGGAACTTATCAAAGGCCGAATTGCTTTTTGGAGAGGCGTTTCAGTCATCGCATAG
- a CDS encoding VOC family protein has translation MDKNSNSLNWFEIPALDLERAKKFYEAIFATELEPISEMMGMSMSTFPAAPDKVSGALVKSQYHVPSATGAWVYLNANPSIQAVVDRIAAAGGTITMPPMQVSPEIGYMAGFMDSEGNAMALHANSL, from the coding sequence ATGGACAAGAATTCAAATTCACTGAACTGGTTTGAGATTCCAGCATTGGACCTCGAGCGCGCGAAGAAATTTTATGAGGCGATTTTTGCCACGGAATTGGAGCCGATCTCGGAAATGATGGGCATGAGCATGTCCACCTTTCCTGCTGCACCCGACAAAGTCTCCGGCGCATTGGTCAAGAGCCAATATCATGTGCCTTCCGCAACGGGTGCCTGGGTCTATTTGAATGCAAATCCGAGCATCCAAGCGGTTGTGGACCGGATCGCAGCCGCAGGAGGTACAATAACGATGCCGCCGATGCAGGTATCTCCCGAGATCGGTTACATGGCAGGATTTATGGATTCCGAGGGCAATGCCATGGCGTTGCACGCCAACAGCCTCTGA
- a CDS encoding SRPBCC domain-containing protein yields MVRCQKTFNHPVNKVFEAFLDPTLLCKWYGPRFAYVGELFVEPIVGGRFDIELISEKFGSLWTRGFFKEIQPNRKLVYTFIFDPDLTLAGDSVVTVDFVEGDHGTEVTVLQVLEKVIDPTGRTQGWKDLLDKLDELLLAA; encoded by the coding sequence ATGGTACGTTGTCAAAAAACATTTAACCACCCTGTCAACAAGGTTTTTGAGGCATTTCTCGACCCGACCTTGTTGTGCAAATGGTATGGTCCACGATTTGCCTACGTCGGGGAATTGTTTGTGGAGCCGATTGTCGGCGGCAGGTTTGACATCGAACTCATCTCAGAGAAATTCGGCAGCCTTTGGACACGTGGCTTTTTCAAGGAAATCCAGCCCAATCGCAAACTGGTGTACACCTTCATTTTTGACCCGGACCTCACATTGGCAGGAGATTCGGTGGTAACGGTAGATTTCGTCGAAGGTGATCATGGCACGGAAGTCACTGTATTGCAGGTGCTTGAAAAAGTGATCGATCCTACGGGACGTACGCAGGGCTGGAAGGACCTCCTTGACAAACTGGATGAATTGCTGCTTGCGGCTTGA
- a CDS encoding winged helix-turn-helix transcriptional regulator: MEKQEIQLDLVFSALSDRTRRKILETVKVKDCTVMELAGMFDMSLPAVSKHLKILDHSGLLQRKKDGRYVKCHFEPEPMRGAIEWISRQHQFWNDGLNALAELLDKENQEGAEK; the protein is encoded by the coding sequence ATGGAAAAGCAAGAAATTCAATTGGACTTGGTATTCTCGGCATTGTCTGACCGCACGCGGAGGAAAATCCTTGAGACGGTAAAGGTTAAGGATTGTACCGTGATGGAATTGGCGGGCATGTTTGACATGTCTTTGCCTGCAGTTTCCAAGCATCTCAAAATTCTGGATCATTCGGGGTTGTTGCAGCGGAAGAAGGACGGGCGGTATGTGAAATGCCATTTTGAACCGGAGCCGATGCGTGGAGCGATCGAATGGATTTCAAGGCAACATCAATTCTGGAACGACGGATTAAACGCACTCGCGGAATTATTGGACAAGGAAAATCAGGAAGGAGCAGAAAAATGA
- a CDS encoding T9SS type A sorting domain-containing protein, translating to MKGFYQLIALAGLLLLLTRSARAAENLGPGKTRQQHMRTTANCLPSSASAQLDINNVRCLLHNGGDMWWDLTGSPRYEIPKVTDPALARHSAFAASLWIGGIDDDQNLRVAAQTYRQSGNDFFPGPLTRTGGVTQDVCNEWDKMFKINKSEIEDFRAAWSAAANGGNPLVMSNFPAVASWPAFGYNSDGRVPLAPFVDVDGDPEKYTPQDGDYPDIRPIDGGGEPDQAIWWVINDKGDVHTETGGLAIGLEIQMMAFAFSTSNAINDMTFYKYKVINKSGQNLHETYMGQWADVDLGNAKDDFVGCDTVRGLGYSYNADPDDESNLGGYGAHPPVFGIDFFQGPLDTNGQRLGMSQFMYYDNKDGLTGNPEVATHYYGYLRGLWKDGSRVTAGGNGLHGVTPVNYMFPGDPGACGAASGWNELSEGNPADDRRFILSAGPFFLQNGAQNEIITGAVWARGNSNGQLGSLCEAFSADDLAQALFDAKFHLLDGPDAPTVAIEEFDQELVISWDYLDSVAFNNYQERYSQIDPALASQGVADPEFQFQGYMVFQLKDGGVSNSDLFDTDKARLLAQCDIRDGVGTIVNRVETFIEGLDDPVVTDQVMVTGADAGIFHGIRAHEDLFAEGSDRRLRNYTNYYYAVIAYAWNGIPSEGRKFVQGNGNYENVTAMPHKTGFEANGSILASDYGDGIPVDQISGIGNGGNAVALRPETETAILQEGHVERIGYAAGKSPIRLKIVNAKEVQKGNYRLEVVRDEAFGQPKIVQGLPGGEVTEQERVEWKLYHEGDLVYQSVYIERLDSNGGHLGYRPEPLSGTERVIAGHGFALGVYNPQAPELAQQGYDPIIAARMQYADPSKDWLAGYGDVDREQIADWIMAGIDTFDLGVESQVVRNAKIYDPEENHERLFEGSWAPMCLARSFNVNDQSGRIAPGVSIGVGAISFMMKPDSMLNLSELPDVDIVFSPDPTKWSRSVVIESSPNNATGAGSNTLTAKWKMGLDAQLHPMQGALDSATQGWTMFPGYAIDVNTGQRLNIFFGENDWDKINHGGDMLWNPTGAYGNNGTTAGGRHYIYVSKTPYDGCAEIHKVLARGTKQLSGTQMLFESSYGPPWQNPSYIAKVYRDVAWVGVPLVRDEFKWTTYDQIPTEARLSIRVNHPFHARPATQDVPVFLFNTDAYAGATNVTAEATRSLLQDVRVVPNPYYAFSEYERAPTQTIVKITNLPRRCNIKIFNLSGTLVRSYAKNSDSPEQTWDLKNQAGVPIASGAYLIHVDGFELGETIVKLFTVMPQMDLNSY from the coding sequence ATGAAAGGATTTTACCAGTTAATTGCCCTTGCAGGGCTTCTTCTCCTGCTCACTCGGTCAGCCCGGGCTGCCGAAAATCTCGGTCCGGGCAAAACACGGCAGCAGCACATGCGCACGACGGCCAATTGTCTGCCATCGAGTGCATCTGCGCAACTCGACATCAACAATGTGCGTTGCCTCCTGCACAATGGCGGCGATATGTGGTGGGACTTGACCGGAAGTCCCCGTTATGAAATCCCCAAAGTGACCGATCCTGCGCTTGCGCGACATTCCGCATTTGCGGCTTCCTTGTGGATCGGCGGCATCGACGATGACCAAAACTTGCGTGTCGCAGCCCAGACGTACCGCCAAAGCGGCAACGACTTCTTCCCGGGACCGCTCACGCGCACTGGCGGCGTCACCCAAGACGTCTGCAACGAATGGGACAAGATGTTCAAAATCAACAAATCCGAAATCGAAGATTTCCGGGCTGCATGGTCCGCAGCCGCCAACGGCGGGAATCCACTTGTCATGAGCAATTTCCCTGCTGTGGCGTCGTGGCCTGCATTTGGGTACAATTCCGATGGCCGCGTGCCGCTTGCCCCATTTGTCGATGTCGACGGCGACCCGGAAAAATACACGCCCCAAGATGGCGATTACCCTGACATTAGGCCCATCGATGGCGGTGGCGAACCCGATCAGGCGATTTGGTGGGTCATCAACGACAAAGGTGACGTGCACACCGAAACCGGCGGACTCGCCATCGGGCTGGAAATCCAAATGATGGCATTTGCATTCTCCACGAGCAATGCCATCAACGACATGACCTTTTACAAATACAAGGTCATCAACAAATCGGGTCAAAACCTCCACGAGACCTATATGGGCCAATGGGCGGATGTGGACCTCGGAAATGCCAAAGACGACTTTGTGGGCTGCGATACCGTGCGTGGGCTGGGTTACAGCTACAACGCCGATCCCGATGACGAAAGCAATTTGGGAGGTTACGGTGCGCATCCGCCGGTGTTTGGCATTGACTTTTTCCAGGGTCCGCTCGATACGAATGGGCAGCGCTTGGGCATGTCGCAATTCATGTACTATGACAACAAAGATGGCCTCACGGGCAATCCTGAGGTGGCAACGCATTATTATGGCTATTTGCGTGGACTTTGGAAAGATGGTTCGCGCGTGACCGCAGGGGGCAACGGCTTGCACGGCGTTACGCCCGTCAATTACATGTTCCCGGGAGATCCGGGCGCTTGTGGCGCGGCCTCTGGATGGAACGAGCTCTCCGAAGGCAATCCCGCAGACGACCGCAGGTTCATCCTCTCGGCGGGGCCGTTTTTCTTGCAAAATGGCGCCCAAAACGAGATCATCACGGGCGCCGTTTGGGCAAGAGGCAATTCGAATGGGCAATTGGGCTCCTTGTGCGAGGCCTTTTCGGCAGATGACTTGGCGCAGGCTTTGTTTGATGCCAAATTCCACCTGCTGGATGGACCGGATGCGCCAACCGTTGCCATCGAAGAATTTGACCAGGAGCTGGTGATTTCTTGGGACTATTTGGATTCAGTTGCATTCAACAACTATCAGGAGCGGTACAGTCAAATCGATCCGGCGCTTGCGTCGCAAGGCGTAGCAGACCCCGAATTCCAGTTCCAAGGCTATATGGTTTTCCAACTGAAAGACGGCGGCGTCTCCAACTCGGATCTTTTTGATACGGACAAGGCGCGGCTTTTGGCGCAATGCGATATCCGGGACGGCGTAGGAACGATTGTCAATCGCGTGGAGACGTTCATCGAAGGATTGGATGACCCCGTTGTCACTGACCAAGTGATGGTGACCGGTGCGGATGCAGGAATTTTCCATGGCATTCGCGCACATGAAGACCTTTTTGCCGAAGGAAGTGACCGACGATTGCGCAACTACACCAACTATTACTACGCCGTGATTGCCTACGCCTGGAATGGAATCCCATCCGAAGGTCGAAAATTTGTGCAAGGAAACGGAAACTATGAAAATGTGACCGCAATGCCGCACAAAACGGGATTCGAAGCAAACGGATCAATTTTGGCATCGGACTATGGCGACGGAATCCCTGTGGACCAAATCAGCGGAATTGGGAACGGTGGAAATGCTGTCGCCCTGAGACCGGAAACCGAAACTGCAATTTTGCAGGAGGGTCATGTCGAACGAATTGGGTATGCTGCCGGAAAATCCCCGATCCGCCTGAAGATCGTCAATGCCAAGGAGGTGCAAAAGGGAAATTACCGTCTTGAGGTGGTTAGAGACGAGGCATTTGGGCAACCCAAAATTGTACAAGGCTTGCCTGGAGGCGAGGTTACCGAGCAAGAGCGGGTCGAATGGAAGCTTTATCACGAGGGCGATCTCGTGTACCAAAGTGTGTACATCGAGCGATTGGATTCCAATGGTGGACATTTGGGGTACCGACCTGAGCCATTGAGCGGAACCGAACGCGTGATTGCCGGTCATGGATTTGCGCTTGGGGTTTACAATCCGCAAGCTCCGGAATTGGCGCAACAAGGCTACGATCCGATCATTGCTGCTCGCATGCAGTATGCCGATCCCAGCAAAGACTGGCTTGCAGGCTACGGAGACGTGGATCGAGAGCAAATTGCGGACTGGATCATGGCGGGAATTGACACCTTCGACCTCGGCGTAGAATCGCAAGTCGTGCGAAATGCAAAAATCTATGACCCCGAAGAAAACCATGAAAGGTTGTTTGAAGGCAGCTGGGCCCCAATGTGCCTTGCGCGGAGTTTCAATGTCAATGACCAATCCGGCAGAATTGCACCTGGAGTGTCCATCGGCGTCGGAGCCATCAGCTTCATGATGAAACCCGATAGCATGCTCAACCTCTCCGAATTGCCCGATGTCGACATCGTGTTTTCTCCGGATCCAACTAAATGGTCGCGCAGCGTGGTCATTGAGTCTTCACCCAACAATGCCACGGGCGCAGGTTCCAATACCCTCACGGCCAAATGGAAAATGGGCTTGGATGCGCAATTGCATCCGATGCAAGGTGCTTTGGATTCAGCGACGCAAGGCTGGACCATGTTTCCCGGCTATGCTATTGATGTCAATACCGGTCAGCGGCTCAACATCTTCTTCGGGGAAAACGATTGGGACAAAATCAACCACGGAGGAGACATGCTTTGGAATCCCACGGGCGCCTATGGGAACAACGGAACCACGGCGGGAGGGCGACACTATATATATGTGTCCAAAACGCCCTATGATGGTTGCGCTGAGATCCATAAAGTGCTCGCGCGCGGGACCAAGCAGCTTTCTGGCACGCAAATGCTGTTTGAATCCTCCTATGGTCCGCCTTGGCAGAATCCAAGTTATATCGCCAAAGTTTACCGGGATGTCGCATGGGTTGGAGTTCCGTTGGTCAGGGATGAATTTAAGTGGACCACTTATGATCAGATCCCGACGGAGGCAAGGCTGTCGATCAGAGTCAACCATCCTTTTCATGCACGACCTGCTACGCAGGATGTTCCCGTGTTTCTCTTCAACACCGACGCGTATGCAGGCGCAACCAACGTGACTGCAGAAGCAACGCGTTCCTTGCTCCAGGACGTGCGGGTAGTTCCCAACCCCTACTACGCCTTCAGTGAATACGAGCGTGCGCCGACGCAGACCATCGTGAAAATCACGAATCTACCCCGACGTTGCAACATCAAAATTTTCAACCTCAGTGGAACTTTGGTGCGCAGTTATGCCAAAAACTCCGATTCGCCAGAGCAAACTTGGGATTTGAAAAACCAAGCAGGCGTCCCGATTGCGAGCGGGGCCTATTTGATCCATGTTGATGGCTTCGAGCTAGGCGAAACGATCGTCAAATTGTTCACGGTAATGCCCCAAATGGACCTCAATAGCTATTGA